The genomic interval GCGCTCGCCGTGCCAGATGCTCTAGATTGGGAATCTCTTCCCCCAGCTCGAACAGCTGGCGGGCTTGTTGGTTTAGGTAGGAGAGGCGCCCTCCAGGCTGGACGAGCAAAACAGCCTCGGCATGCGGATCGAGGTCGAGAGGCAGGAAGGAGGAGTTCCTGGATTGCAGGCGGGGTTGCTCTTTTGGTAGGAAACGCAGCACCAACACGATCAGGACCGATAAGCCCAGTCCTATCGCCAGGAAGAGTAAACCCAGAGCAAGCGAATCGATAGAAGCCATAAATAATTGATAGGTGCTAACTCTCGTTTCGGCGCGCCTCAGCTGCCAGTTCGGTAATTTCGCGTATATCGGCAAATTGATACTGCGCAGGTGAGACCATACCAATCGCCATTTCCATCAAAGGTGACTGCACCTCTCGCCCGCGGTCATCTGCCGCCACAAGAAACCCTTGCTCCCGATCCATAAAGTTGTAGTGGGTGAGCACTTCCTCGGCAAAGCGGGATTTGAGATTTTGGTGGACGGCTGATGCAACTTGCTCGTCAAGGATGATGATGAAATTATCCCCTCCGGCATGACCGATAAAATCTTTGGGTGTGCCAAATTGATCTACCACCTCGCCCATCAGCATGGCGGTGAAGCGCAAGACATCATCACCGGCGACAAATCCATAGACATCTTTAAAGGCATCAAAATGATTGATGCGGGTGTCTAA from Candidatus Obscuribacterales bacterium carries:
- a CDS encoding diguanylate cyclase, encoding LDTRINHFDAFKDVYGFVAGDDVLRFTAMLMGEVVDQFGTPKDFIGHAGGDNFIIILDEQVASAVHQNLKSRFAEEVLTHYNFMDREQGFLVAADDRGREVQSPLMEMAIGMVSPAQYQFADIREITELAAEARRNES